In Papaver somniferum cultivar HN1 chromosome 1, ASM357369v1, whole genome shotgun sequence, a genomic segment contains:
- the LOC113331585 gene encoding uncharacterized protein LOC113331585 — translation MVMKPAWLEGLIAETFFTNCGTHENRRKNEKNVFCLDCLRSICPHCVSSHRSHPLIQVRRYVYNDVVRLDDLEKLIDCSYVQPYTINSAKVIFLNPRPQTRACKGSANICYNCDRILQEKYHFCSLSCKVDHVVLQGGDLSSILYRFHESDFEFSQFEGLQMDGSDITEEDDTTPNSILEDHPLGFKNSSCSSNNSRNNSGISQDSSVGLVKKKKGNGFFPGNVFSFSRRKGAPQRAPLS, via the exons ATGGTGATGAAACCAGCATGGTTAGAAGGTTTAATTGCTGAAACATTCTTTACAAATTGTGGGACCCACGAGAATCGCAGGAAAAATGAGAAGAACGTATTCTGTTTGGATTGTCTTCGTAGTATTTGCCCTCACTGTGTTTCTTCTCATCGTTCTCATCCACTCATACAG GTGCGACGGTACGTTTACAACGATGTGGTTCGATTGGATGATCTCGAGAAGCTTATCGACTGTTCTTATGTTCAG CCTTACACTATAAACAGTGCGAAAGTAATCTTTTTGAACCCAAGGCCTCAGACAAGGGCTTGCAAGGGTTCCGCCAATATTTGCTACAATTGTGACAGAATTCTCCAAGAGAAATATCACTTCTGTTCACTTTCTTGCAAG GTTGATCACGTGGTACTACAAGGTGGAGACCTGTCAAGTATACTATACAGATTCCACGAATCCGATTTCGAGTTCTCGCAGTTCGAGGGTTTGCAAATGGATGGTTCAGACATAACAGAAGAAGATGATACAACTCCTAATTCAATTTTGGAAGATCACCCATTGGGTTTCAAGAATTCATCTTGTTCCAGTAACAATTCTAGGAACAATTCTGGTATTTCGCAAGATTCCTCGGTAGGTTTAGttaagaaaaagaaaggaaaCGGGTTTTTCCCTGGTAATGTTTTTTCCTTTAGTAGAAGAAAGGGAGCTCCTCAAAGAGCACCACTTTCttag